The Apodemus sylvaticus chromosome 5, mApoSyl1.1, whole genome shotgun sequence genome has a segment encoding these proteins:
- the Snta1 gene encoding alpha-1-syntrophin isoform X2: protein MATGRRAPRTGLLELRSGAGSGAGGERWQRVLLSLAEDALTVSPADGEPGPEPEPAQLNGAAEPGAAPPQLPEALLLQRRRVTVRKADAGGLGISIKGGRENKMPILISKIFKGLAADQTEALFVGDAILSVNGEDLSSATHDEAVQALKKTGKEVVLEVKYMKEVSPYFKNSAGGTSVGWDSPPATPLQRQPSSPGPQARNLSEAKHISLKMAYVSKRCTPTDPEPRYLEVCSADGQDTVFLRAKDEASARSWAGAIQAQISTFIPWVKDELQALLTATGTAGSQDIKQIGWLTEQLPSGGTAPTLALLTEKELLLYCSLPQTREALSRPARSSPLITTRLVHSGPSKGSVPYDAELSFALRTGTRHGVDTHLFSVESPQELAAWTRQLVDGCHRAAEGVQEVSTACTWNGRPCSLSVHIDKGFTLWAAEPGAARAVLLRQPFEKLQMSSDDGTSLLFLDFGGAEGEVQLDLHSCPKTMVFIIHSFLSAKVTRLGLLA, encoded by the exons ATGGCGACAGGCAGGCGCGCTCCGCGCACCGGGTTGCTGGAACTGCGCTCCGGGGCGGGCTCCGGGGCGGGTGGTGAGCGGTGGCAGCGGGTGTTGCTCTCTCTGGCGGAGGACGCGCTGACCGTGAGCCCCGCCGACGGCGAGCCCGGCCCGGAGCCCGAGCCCGCGCAGCTCAACGGTGCCGCTGAGCCCGGCGCGGCGCCCCCACAGCTGCCAGAAGCGCTGCTGCTCCAGAGGCGCCGCGTGACGGTGCGCAAGGCCGACGCCGGCGGGCTGGGCATCAGCATCAAGG GGGGCCGGGAAAACAAGATGCCTATTCTCATCTCCAAGATCTTCAAGGGACTGGCGGCAGACCAGACGGAGGCCCTCTTTGTTGGGGATGCCATCCTGTCTGTGAATGGTGAAGATTTGTCCTCTGCCACCCACGATGAAGCCGTACAGGCCCTCAAGAAGACAGGCAAGGAGGTTGTGTTGGAGG TTAAGTATATGAAGGAAGTCTCACCGTATTTCAAGAATTCTGCTGGCGGGACTTCTGTTGGTTGGGACTCACCACCTGCCACACCTCTTCAGCGGCAGCCTTCTTCCCCTGGCCCCCAAGCCCGGAACCTCAGTGAGGCCAAACACATATCTTTGAAGATGGCATATGTCTCAAAGAGGTGTACCCCTACTGACCCGGAGCCCag ATATCTGGAGGTCTGTTCAGCAGATGGCCAGGACACTGTCTTCTTGAGGGCCAAGGATGAGGCCAGCGCAAGGTCATGGGCAGGTGCCATCCAAGCCCAGATCAGCACATTCATACCTTGGGTCAAGGATGAGCTACAGGCACTGCTGACAGCCACAGGTACAGCTGGGAGCCAGGACATCAAGCAGATTGGCTGGCTGACAGAACAG TTGCCCAGTGGGGGTACAGCACCAACCTTGGCCTTGCTGACTGAGAAGGAGCTGCTCCTCTACTGCTCTCTCCCTCAGACCCGCGAGGCCCTGAGCAGGCCAGCCCGCAGTTCCCCGCTCATTACCACCAG GCTGGTGCACTCGGGCCCCTCCAAGGGCTCAGTGCCCTATGATGCAGAACTCTCCTTTGCCCTGCGCACGGGCACACGCCATGGTGTGGACACTCACCTGTTCAGTGTGGAGTCGCCTCAAGAGCTGGCAGCCTGGACCCGACAGTTGGTGGATGGCTGTCACCGGGCTGCTGAAGGTGTGCAAGAAGTGTCTACAG CCTGCACGTGGAATGGCCGTCCCTGCAGCCTATCTGTGCACATTGACAAGGGCTTCACACTGTGGGCAGCTGAGCCAGGAGCAGCCCGAGCCGTGCTGCTCCGACAGCCCTTCGAGAAACTTCAGATGTCATCAGATGATGGCACGAgtctccttttcctggactttgGGGGTGCTGAAGGAGAGGTC CAGCTGGACCTGCATTCGTGTCCCAAAACTATGGTCTTTATCATCCACTCTTTCCTGTCCGCCAAGGTCACCCGCTTGGGGCTCTTGGCCTAG
- the Snta1 gene encoding alpha-1-syntrophin isoform X3, producing MATGRRAPRTGLLELRSGAGSGAGGERWQRVLLSLAEDALTVSPADGEPGPEPEPAQLNGAAEPGAAPPQLPEALLLQRRRVTVRKADAGGLGISIKGGRENKMPILISKIFKGLAADQTEALFVGDAILSVNGEDLSSATHDEAVQALKKTGKEVVLEVKYMKEVSPYFKNSAGGTSVGWDSPPATPLQRQPSSPGPQARNLSEAKHISLKMAYVSKRCTPTDPEPRYLEVCSADGQDTVFLRAKDEASARSWAGAIQAQISTFIPWVKDELQALLTATGTAGSQDIKQIGWLTEQLPSGGTAPTLALLTEKELLLYCSLPQTREALSRPARSSPLITTRLVHSGPSKGSVPYDAELSFALRTGTRHGVDTHLFSVESPQELAAWTRQLVDGCHRAAEACTWNGRPCSLSVHIDKGFTLWAAEPGAARAVLLRQPFEKLQMSSDDGTSLLFLDFGGAEGEVQLDLHSCPKTMVFIIHSFLSAKVTRLGLLA from the exons ATGGCGACAGGCAGGCGCGCTCCGCGCACCGGGTTGCTGGAACTGCGCTCCGGGGCGGGCTCCGGGGCGGGTGGTGAGCGGTGGCAGCGGGTGTTGCTCTCTCTGGCGGAGGACGCGCTGACCGTGAGCCCCGCCGACGGCGAGCCCGGCCCGGAGCCCGAGCCCGCGCAGCTCAACGGTGCCGCTGAGCCCGGCGCGGCGCCCCCACAGCTGCCAGAAGCGCTGCTGCTCCAGAGGCGCCGCGTGACGGTGCGCAAGGCCGACGCCGGCGGGCTGGGCATCAGCATCAAGG GGGGCCGGGAAAACAAGATGCCTATTCTCATCTCCAAGATCTTCAAGGGACTGGCGGCAGACCAGACGGAGGCCCTCTTTGTTGGGGATGCCATCCTGTCTGTGAATGGTGAAGATTTGTCCTCTGCCACCCACGATGAAGCCGTACAGGCCCTCAAGAAGACAGGCAAGGAGGTTGTGTTGGAGG TTAAGTATATGAAGGAAGTCTCACCGTATTTCAAGAATTCTGCTGGCGGGACTTCTGTTGGTTGGGACTCACCACCTGCCACACCTCTTCAGCGGCAGCCTTCTTCCCCTGGCCCCCAAGCCCGGAACCTCAGTGAGGCCAAACACATATCTTTGAAGATGGCATATGTCTCAAAGAGGTGTACCCCTACTGACCCGGAGCCCag ATATCTGGAGGTCTGTTCAGCAGATGGCCAGGACACTGTCTTCTTGAGGGCCAAGGATGAGGCCAGCGCAAGGTCATGGGCAGGTGCCATCCAAGCCCAGATCAGCACATTCATACCTTGGGTCAAGGATGAGCTACAGGCACTGCTGACAGCCACAGGTACAGCTGGGAGCCAGGACATCAAGCAGATTGGCTGGCTGACAGAACAG TTGCCCAGTGGGGGTACAGCACCAACCTTGGCCTTGCTGACTGAGAAGGAGCTGCTCCTCTACTGCTCTCTCCCTCAGACCCGCGAGGCCCTGAGCAGGCCAGCCCGCAGTTCCCCGCTCATTACCACCAG GCTGGTGCACTCGGGCCCCTCCAAGGGCTCAGTGCCCTATGATGCAGAACTCTCCTTTGCCCTGCGCACGGGCACACGCCATGGTGTGGACACTCACCTGTTCAGTGTGGAGTCGCCTCAAGAGCTGGCAGCCTGGACCCGACAGTTGGTGGATGGCTGTCACCGGGCTGCTGAAG CCTGCACGTGGAATGGCCGTCCCTGCAGCCTATCTGTGCACATTGACAAGGGCTTCACACTGTGGGCAGCTGAGCCAGGAGCAGCCCGAGCCGTGCTGCTCCGACAGCCCTTCGAGAAACTTCAGATGTCATCAGATGATGGCACGAgtctccttttcctggactttgGGGGTGCTGAAGGAGAGGTC CAGCTGGACCTGCATTCGTGTCCCAAAACTATGGTCTTTATCATCCACTCTTTCCTGTCCGCCAAGGTCACCCGCTTGGGGCTCTTGGCCTAG
- the Snta1 gene encoding alpha-1-syntrophin isoform X1, which translates to MATGRRAPRTGLLELRSGAGSGAGGERWQRVLLSLAEDALTVSPADGEPGPEPEPAQLNGAAEPGAAPPQLPEALLLQRRRVTVRKADAGGLGISIKGGRENKMPILISKIFKGLAADQTEALFVGDAILSVNGEDLSSATHDEAVQALKKTGKEVVLEVKYMKEVSPYFKNSAGGTSVGWDSPPATPLQRQPSSPGPQARNLSEAKHISLKMAYVSKRCTPTDPEPRYLEVCSADGQDTVFLRAKDEASARSWAGAIQAQISTFIPWVKDELQALLTATGTAGSQDIKQIGWLTEQLPSGGTAPTLALLTEKELLLYCSLPQTREALSRPARSSPLITTRLVHSGPSKGSVPYDAELSFALRTGTRHGVDTHLFSVESPQELAAWTRQLVDGCHRAAEGVQEVSTGVPACTWNGRPCSLSVHIDKGFTLWAAEPGAARAVLLRQPFEKLQMSSDDGTSLLFLDFGGAEGEVQLDLHSCPKTMVFIIHSFLSAKVTRLGLLA; encoded by the exons ATGGCGACAGGCAGGCGCGCTCCGCGCACCGGGTTGCTGGAACTGCGCTCCGGGGCGGGCTCCGGGGCGGGTGGTGAGCGGTGGCAGCGGGTGTTGCTCTCTCTGGCGGAGGACGCGCTGACCGTGAGCCCCGCCGACGGCGAGCCCGGCCCGGAGCCCGAGCCCGCGCAGCTCAACGGTGCCGCTGAGCCCGGCGCGGCGCCCCCACAGCTGCCAGAAGCGCTGCTGCTCCAGAGGCGCCGCGTGACGGTGCGCAAGGCCGACGCCGGCGGGCTGGGCATCAGCATCAAGG GGGGCCGGGAAAACAAGATGCCTATTCTCATCTCCAAGATCTTCAAGGGACTGGCGGCAGACCAGACGGAGGCCCTCTTTGTTGGGGATGCCATCCTGTCTGTGAATGGTGAAGATTTGTCCTCTGCCACCCACGATGAAGCCGTACAGGCCCTCAAGAAGACAGGCAAGGAGGTTGTGTTGGAGG TTAAGTATATGAAGGAAGTCTCACCGTATTTCAAGAATTCTGCTGGCGGGACTTCTGTTGGTTGGGACTCACCACCTGCCACACCTCTTCAGCGGCAGCCTTCTTCCCCTGGCCCCCAAGCCCGGAACCTCAGTGAGGCCAAACACATATCTTTGAAGATGGCATATGTCTCAAAGAGGTGTACCCCTACTGACCCGGAGCCCag ATATCTGGAGGTCTGTTCAGCAGATGGCCAGGACACTGTCTTCTTGAGGGCCAAGGATGAGGCCAGCGCAAGGTCATGGGCAGGTGCCATCCAAGCCCAGATCAGCACATTCATACCTTGGGTCAAGGATGAGCTACAGGCACTGCTGACAGCCACAGGTACAGCTGGGAGCCAGGACATCAAGCAGATTGGCTGGCTGACAGAACAG TTGCCCAGTGGGGGTACAGCACCAACCTTGGCCTTGCTGACTGAGAAGGAGCTGCTCCTCTACTGCTCTCTCCCTCAGACCCGCGAGGCCCTGAGCAGGCCAGCCCGCAGTTCCCCGCTCATTACCACCAG GCTGGTGCACTCGGGCCCCTCCAAGGGCTCAGTGCCCTATGATGCAGAACTCTCCTTTGCCCTGCGCACGGGCACACGCCATGGTGTGGACACTCACCTGTTCAGTGTGGAGTCGCCTCAAGAGCTGGCAGCCTGGACCCGACAGTTGGTGGATGGCTGTCACCGGGCTGCTGAAGGTGTGCAAGAAGTGTCTACAGGTGTGCCAG CCTGCACGTGGAATGGCCGTCCCTGCAGCCTATCTGTGCACATTGACAAGGGCTTCACACTGTGGGCAGCTGAGCCAGGAGCAGCCCGAGCCGTGCTGCTCCGACAGCCCTTCGAGAAACTTCAGATGTCATCAGATGATGGCACGAgtctccttttcctggactttgGGGGTGCTGAAGGAGAGGTC CAGCTGGACCTGCATTCGTGTCCCAAAACTATGGTCTTTATCATCCACTCTTTCCTGTCCGCCAAGGTCACCCGCTTGGGGCTCTTGGCCTAG